The window CTGCGGCACCAGCTTCGAGTACAGCTCCATCAGCGGGCTCCGGTACGAGCCGTCGGGATTGAAGATGCGATTCAGCGGGATGACGTTGTTCGGGAAGGGATCCCGGATCATGCGGGCGGGGTTCGCCGGATCGGGCCGCGTCGTGAGCGGATCGTAGATCTGGTACTGCGCGGGATTGGGCAGCGTCAGCAGATCCGAGAAATCCCCCCGCAGGTGCTTCGCGTTCGCCGGCACGGTAATCGAACCCTGAATCTTCCCGGGGATCGCGTCGTTGGCGTACGAATAGTTCGCGAAGTAGAAGAGCTTGCCGCGCCCGTCGATGATGCCGGGAATGCGCACCGGGCCGCCGGAGGTCAGCGACAGGTTGTGCGACCGCCCCTTGTCGAACTCGCGTTTCGCGCGGTCGTCGAACGTGAGCTTCTGCTGCGCGGTCAGCGCATTGAACCGGTTGCTCCAGTACTGGTAGTTCACGGTGCCGCGCTGCTTGTTGGTGCCGGCGCGGGTCATCATCGAGATCTGCAGGCCGAGGCCGTGGCCGACGGCGGCGTCGAAGTTCGACGACTCGACGCGCATCTCCTGGATCATGTCGGAGTTCGGCGACGAGGCGATGCGGCGGCTGCTGCCGTTGTTGTTCGCGCCGTCCAGCGTGTAGTTGTTGCCGCCGAAACTCGGCGGCGTCGGCTGCGTGCCGCCGAGGGGCAGGCCGAGACCCGAGCCGGCCGAGAGCGACGTGTTGTCGACATACCCCTGCGACACCTGGGTCTGCTGATCGTTCACGTTGGTGCCCGGCGAGAAGCGCGACAGCGTGATCGGCATGTTCGAGAACATCGGCAGGCTCTCGACCAGGTGGGCGTCGAACCGCGCCGCCGATTTGAGCGACGTGGTGTCGAGCAGGGGAGACTCCGCCGTGACCACCACCTGCTCCCTGACCTGTCCGACTTCCAGCGTGAACGGCACCGTCAACTGCTCGCCGACGCCGAGCGTGATGCGGTCGCGCACCACTTCCTTGTAGCCGGGCATCTGGACGCTGACCGCGTAGGTGCCGGGGTTCAGGAAGGGGGCCTCGTAGTAGCCCGACGCGTTGGTCGTGAGGGTCTGGCTGACGCCGGTATCGGTGTTGGTGATCTTGACCGCGGCGGCCGGCACCACGCCTCCGCTGTCGCGCACCGTCCCGGAGATCTTGCCGCGCGTGTCCTGCGCGGACGCGCCCGGCGGGAGCGCCAGTCCCGCCGCCAGGCACTGACACAGGAAGAGCCGTAAGGTTCGTTGCATGCGCTCTCCTTCACCGTCCGGCTGTGAACCCGCCGCGGGCGGCCGTTGTTGCGGATAGTGAAACAGCCGTTGCGTCGAGCCCCGGATCGCGCCGGAAGGTAGCACCGTTTGTGCCGCCGCACAACAACAAAACTCCCGGCCGGGAGCACCGCGGCGTGACGTGAGGTATGCTCATTACCGCACGACGCGATCCCCCGAAGATGACCCCCAAACCGCTGCACGACACTCCTGCCATTCAGAGCCTCGACCGCGGCCTGGCGATCCTCGAGGCGGTCGCCGCGTCTCCGGCGCCGGTGCCGCTCAAGCAGCTGACCGGTCTGATCGGCATCGATCGCAGCAGTGTCTTCCGGCTGGCGAACACGCTGCGCCAGCGGCGGTTTCTGGCCAATCCGAAGGGGAGCAAGGACTACATCCTCGGTCCGTCGGCATGGCGGCTGTCACGCCGCTACGGGCGCACCGTGCTCGGCACGTTCTTCCACCACTATCTGCAGGATCTGTCGGCGACGCTCGGCGAGACCTCCCACTTCGCCGTCCGCGAGGGGATGGAGGTGTTCTTCATCGACCACCACATCCCCGCCGGGCAGATCGTCTCGGTGGCGGGGCAGACCGGGGAATTCGCGCCCCTGCACTGCACCGCGCACGGCAAGGCCCTGCTCGCCGACTGCGATCTCCAGACGTTGCGCGACCTGCTCGGGCGCGCGCCGCTGAAGGGCTACACCCGGATGACCGTGAAGTCGGTGACGCGCCTCGCTCAGCTGTGCGCGCAGGTCCGCGTCGACGGCTTCGCGCTCGACGAGGGGGAATACCTCGAGGAAGTGCGATGCGTGGCCGCGCCGATCCGCGATCCGCAGGGGGAGATCGTCGCCTCGGTCGGGATCTCGTCGCCGCTGACGCGGCTTCACACCCGCGGCGTCGCCCGCGCCGCGGCCGAAGTCCGCAAGACCGCCCGCGCCATCACCGCCTCGCTCGCCAGCTGACGCGTCCCGTCAGACCTCGTCGTAGAGCACGACCGGATAGTCCTTCTGCGTCGTCATCGTCCGCTCGACGAGCGGCCACACGCGCTGGTGCCCGGCCGACGCGATCCACTTCTGCCGCAGCTCTTCGCTCTCGAACTCCAGCTCGAAGCGGTAGTTGTGCGTCGCGGGCGCGGCGCCCTGAAGGATGCTGCGGCGCCTGAGCATCTTCACCCGGATGTAGCCCTCGTGCCTGACCGCTTCGGGAACGAACGTGTCGTGAAACGCCGCCAGCATCTC of the Vicinamibacterales bacterium genome contains:
- a CDS encoding IclR family transcriptional regulator produces the protein MTPKPLHDTPAIQSLDRGLAILEAVAASPAPVPLKQLTGLIGIDRSSVFRLANTLRQRRFLANPKGSKDYILGPSAWRLSRRYGRTVLGTFFHHYLQDLSATLGETSHFAVREGMEVFFIDHHIPAGQIVSVAGQTGEFAPLHCTAHGKALLADCDLQTLRDLLGRAPLKGYTRMTVKSVTRLAQLCAQVRVDGFALDEGEYLEEVRCVAAPIRDPQGEIVASVGISSPLTRLHTRGVARAAAEVRKTARAITASLAS